One Exiguobacterium sp. BMC-KP genomic window, TAAGACGTTGAACTTATCGCAGTTCGGTCCCTACCTTCAATCACCAGACCGCAACGTCCGTAAAGCAGCTTCTGAAGCACGCTACGGTTACTTAAACGAACATGGTGAAACCATTGATACGATCTACGATAAACTCGTCCGTATCCGTACAGAGATTGCGAAAACACTTGGTTTCCCGTCGTTCGTTGAGCTCGGATACGCACGGATGCTCCGCGTCGATTACAATCAATCGATGGTCGAACAATACCGCGAACAGATTCGTGAAACGATCGTTCCTCTCGCAACAGAGCTCAAAGAGCGGCAACAACGACGCATTGGCGTCGATCACTTGTATTACTACGATGAAGGATTTGCCTTCAAGTCTGGTAACGCAACACCTAAAGGGGAAGAGTCGTTCATCATCGAAGGCGGCAAGAAGATGTACGCCGAGATGTCACCAGAGACGAACGAGTTCTTTAACTATATGCTCGACCGGGAAGCACTTGATTTAACGGCGAAGCCTGGTAAAGCCGGCGGTGGATATTGTACTTACATCGCAGACGAAAAACTCCCGTTCATCTTCTCGAACTTCAACGGGACAGCTGGCGACATCGATGTCTTGACGCACGAAGTCGGACATGCGTTCCAAGTCTATGAGAGCCGTCACCTGACTGCTCCAGAGAGTGCTTTCCCGACGTATGAAGCGTGTGAGATCCACTCGATGTCAATGGAGTTCTTCGCTTATCCGTGGATGGAGGAATTCTTCGGCGAAGAGACAGCGAAATACAAGTTCAATCACCTCGCGGGTAGCGTCACATTCCTACCATACGGCGTTGCGATTGATGAGTTCCAACATGTCATCTATAACCAACCTGAACTGACACCAGCGGAACGTCGTCAGGCATGGCGGACGATCGAGAAGAAATACTTGCCACATCGTGATTACGAAGCGAACGATTACCTCGATTCTGGCGCATGGTGGCATCAGCAAGGACACGTCTTCGGCAGTCCGTTCTACTACATCGATTACACGCTCGCTCAAGTCTGTGCTTTCCAGTTCTATGCCTGGATGGAACAAGACCGGGAAGCGGCGTGGAAGTCATATCTCGAACTTTGTCGTGCTGGTGGATCAGAGAGTTTCCTCGCACTCGTCGAACGCGCTGGATTAAAATCTCCGTTCGCACCCGGAACAGTCGAAGCAGCGGTTGCACCGGTTAAAGCGTATCTTGAACAAGCCGACGACCTCGTACTCGACCGTGTCTAATCGCTCGATGACGTCACTGAAGTAAGGACATCCCTTTACTTCAGTGGCGTTTTTTTGTTTTCACGAAAAAAGAATCCCCGTAGCGTAAATTGGCTACAGGGATTCTTTCATTAAGACTGAAGCGCTTCATGATACTTTCCGTACCAGATGCGAAACTCGTCTGCAGGAATTGGTCTCGAATAATAAAAACCTTGGGCATATTCACAGTCAAGCATGCGTAAATGATCCGCTTGTTCGATCTCCTCGATTCCTTCCGCGACGACATCATATTTTAACGTATGTGCCAGTTTGATGATCGTCTCAATCAGCGGTGCGTTCGAACACGCATCTGGACCACTGATGAACGAGCGATCAATTTTAAGTCGTTGAATTGGCAATCGACTCAAATAGGACAAGGAGGAATATCCTGTACCAAAATCATCAATAGCAAGGCGATAACCCATTTGATGTAGTGTTTGTAAGGCATCAAACACACGCGTGTCCGAAAAGACACCGAACGATTCCGTAATCTCGAGCTCCATCCGTTCTTCAATCCCAGGATGAATTTCTCGAATACCAGTCAGGTAATCGACAATCCGGCCAGAGACGAGCTCTTTTACAGATAAGTTCGCTGAGACGCGAAGTACCTCAAGCTCCGTTTCCTTCCACTCCTCGACTTGCCGAACCGTTTCGGCAACGACCCACATACCGATTTCTTCAATCAACATCGATCGCTCAGCAATCGGAATGAAAATCGCCGGACTAATCATCCCACGTTCTGGATGGAACCAACGTAAGAGTGCTTCACAACCGTCTACTTTTCCTGTTGCAAGATTAATTTGTGGCTGATAGAACAGTTGCAATTCATTTTTTTCAATTGCGTCTCGTAATTCCCCTTCGAGAACGACTGATTCTAGATATTCAGCACTCATCCACGGTTCGAACCAGACTGGTCCACCTTCCGTCTGTTGTTTCGCATGTTGCATCGCGATATCGACAGAGGATAATAAAGAGGTGACAGCTATCGCATCGTCCGGATAACGAACCATACTCATACTGATGCTGACATTCACGAATTCTCCATTGATTTCATAAACATGTTCGATGACTTGCTTCAATTGCTGGTAATCAACGATATCCTGCTGCGCGACTAACACAGCGAATTCATCTCCTCCAATCCGTGCCGCTTGTCCGGTTCCGATGAAGTGATGTTTGAGTCGATTCGCGAGATCCTTCAAAATCTGATCTCCTGCCCCATGACCGTAGATATCATTGATTCGGCGGAATTGGCGAATGCTGATGGTAACAAGCTCACCTGGTTGTGGTGCCTTTAGTGCATCTGTCATTTTTTGTTCAAAACCATTTCGATTCAGTAACCCTGTCAACATATCAAAAAGCGCGAGTTGTGTAATGCGTTCTTCTCGTCGAAACTGATCCGTCTCATCATGACAAGACAGATACAAGGCAACACCTGTTTCATCTTCTTTGTTCGGAACGTGAATGATGTTGACGAACATATTTAAAATATCTTCATCAAATAACATTTTACAGCGGATCGTCTGACTGTTTCCTTCGATTGCCTGCTGCAGCGCTCGCCGCATTCGATTCAAATCAGCCGGATGTACCAATTCTTCAATCGTCCAATCCGATGTTGCATGCGTTAACTGTCGAAAACGATCATTTCCACTTAAAATCGTATAATCCGATGATAAAGCAAGAATCGGATCTGTATTTTGAGAAAAGAGTGATTCGATTTCGGCTTTCTTCTGCTTGATCTCTTTTGTTTTCGCATCACTATGATCGAGTAGCCCAGCGATGATGGCTGTCATCGTTCGAAAGGCTTGAACAACCGGCTTGAAATCGTTTCTTTCATGTACATGGTACCCAGATTGTCGCCGATCCTCAGCAAACGTATTCGCTTCGTTTTGTAGTAAGGAAATATCTTTTCGAAAAGCACGTAATAATAACCAATTAAGTATTAATAATGCCGTAATGACAAGAATGATTGTTGCAAATAGCAACCAAGCATTTTGAATGATTTGCGATCCTCGTTGCTCCATTTCTTGTTGTACTTGTTTTAATTTTTGATTGTATATCTTATACATACTTGTTTCATACTGTTTAGACTGCTCAGCTAATTTTGCATAATTTTTATCATTTGATGTACTCAGCAATTCATCTAGCGTTTCTGTGTAATTTCGCATCTGACTTCTCATGTTGGCAATTTCCTGTCGCCCTGCGTCGTCTTTTAACGAAACTACACCATATAAGGCATTCATGAGCGATTGTTGGCGTATTGGCAAGTCGATCCGCATTTGTTGGATGCGTAAGCGATCAATTGAACTGATTTCGTTGTCCCGACGTGCTTCTCGTAGAATCTGTGCCGATTTTCCAAGTTGCTCTTCCATCATGATAAGATGCGAGAACACATCATAATATGAACCGGTCTCTTTACTTAAGACAAGTTGATTAAAAATCACTTCACTTTTAAAGTTCGTAGAGACCGTGAAAAAGCGATGATTGGAATCATATCCTTGACGCTCTAATTTCGTGATTTCTTCCAGCAACTCTTTACGTGCTGGTCCAGTCACTGGTTCTTCCTTTAGTTGTTCATATAAATGGAAGAGGGAAGTTTCTGCTTGTTTTGTTACTTGTGGTTCCTCAACCTTTTTTTCTAAGAAAGCCAGATAATAAGAAGTTAAATCTTGAGTCGCATGATTTGCTGGAATCACGATGTCAATCGCTTTTGCTGCCTCTTCGAAACGTTTTCCTTCTTCGAGTGTTTTGTTCAATTGGTGTAACGCAACGATAATCGCAAGTAGACCGATGACTGCAATCATCCACGAGAACGTTTTATAGTAGGATCGTCTTCGAAAAGCTTCTTCGATGAAGACTGGTGATAAACGTCGCAACACATCGTCCTCCCTAAAATGTCATTATGCTTCTATATCGTCTCTTTTTGCTGTATGTTGAAGTCGATTTAAGTCAATAAAAAGCACTTCTTCTCACATTCCGTGAAAATAAGTGCTTTCTTTACTAGTTTTATATTTTTTAGTAACTGACATTTTCGCGTGCTACTTTTTTCGCGAAATAATCGATGATATCCCGACGACGAATGATTCCGATGAAGTGCTTTCCATCATCGATGACAGGAACGAAGTTTTGGTCCGTGATGACTTCAATCATCTCTTCCATTTGCGCGGTAATCGAGACTGGTTTATAACGAACGCGTTGTTTAATATCCGTCAACCGTGTTTGCAAGACGTGATCATAGTCCGCATGCTCTAGATTAGCCTCAAGCGCCCACAAGACGTCTCCTTCCGTTAATGTCCCTGCATATTTCCCTTTATTATCGACGAGTGGAACGGACGTAAATCGATGATGTTTCATCTTTTCTAATGCCTGTCTGACCGTCGACTCAGGATCTAGATATTTCACCTCATCTTTTGGTAGTAAGAAAAAAGCAATGTTCATTTCTGTTCCTCCCTAGCCACTCTGTGACACCTTCTTCATTTTATCACGAAGCTTCGCTGGATTCATTTCTCAAATGATGAAAATCTCTACATAATTCCTTCATATTTAGTGGTACCCTTCCGATAGTCTGAATAGACAGATTTTAAAGACTATTTAAGATAGGAGAATTCATATGCGCCTCCCGATCACCCGTCGCCTGTTCATCGGGCTTATTTTATTGCCCGCACTTACACTTGGTGTCTCTACTTGGTTTTCTTACAACCAAACGAGCCGAACAGTCGATCAACTTGTTGACTCGACGTCCCAAACTGCTTTAAAGCAACTCGAACAATCGTTTTCCCGTATCATTGATGATACAAAAAAGGATACGACACTTCTTGCCGGACTCCCTTCTAACCGTGAAGACGGTACCCTACCGAACTACATAGATACCACAAAACAACCGTCTGCCTCAGATGCTCCTTCTCAAAAAGCGACAGATATCTATACTACTCTTGAGAAATATGGATCATCTAAAATCGAAAATTCATTCATTCAGTACGCTGATACAAAAGGCGGCTATCTCAACTGGCCGAAACAAGAAGTCACACCAGGATACGATCCACGAAAAGAAACCTGGTATAAACAAGCACTTGAAAATTCAAGTACCGCAGTTATGAGTGAGCCCCATTATGATAGCGCTACAAAGCTATCGATCATTGGTTTCTCTAAAGCGACACTGGATAGTCAGGCGAACATTAAAGGTGTGTTATCCGTCTATAAAAGCGTCAATCGACTTGCCGAAGACATGAAACGGATTGAAATTGGACAAAAGGGGTTCGTTTTCAGCTATACACAAAACGGAAAAATCGTCACTCACCCCAATCGAAATTATTTCTTTAAAAAAATCAATCAACTACGAGAAAATGGGAAGTCATATTTCTCGTCTCCAACCACTATGCTTGAGCAAGAATCCGGAACGAAAATCATGGATGTGGAAGGAAAAAAATCAGTCGTCATTTGGCAAACTTCTTCTAAAACCGGATTTAAGTTAGCAGTTGTACTCGATTATGCTTCCTTGTATGCGCCGAAAGAAGAGATGTTGAGTCAATCCTTAGTGAATTTCGTAATCGCTATTGCTCTTGCTACACTCATTGCTTGGTTGATCGGACGTTCTATCAATCGACCATTATCCATGTTACGCCGAGAAGCATTAGCAATCGCATCCGGGGATCTTCGAACACAAGATCGTCCGAAACGATTCATTAAAGATGAATTGACGGATCTCAGTACGAATTTTGACGCGATGCGTGCTCGTTTGCGACAAACGATTCTAGCGATGACTACATCTGCTACGACGGTTCGTGATGCCTCAGAAGAATTATCTACTAACGCTACTCATGTTCAGAATGCTTCACGCCATATTGGGCAGACAATGGAAGAAATTGCAGCTGCCGGTGAAACACAGACGAAACAGGCTGAGCGTTCTTCACACGCTGTATACGGTGTAAAAGAACGATCAACCGCGATGCAACAAGTTGCTTCTACGACTCTCTCAGAAGTCGCTTCGGTTGCTTCTGCTGCCACACGGGGCAGTAATGTTACGAAGCAAACAATTTCTGACTTATTGAATCATTCCGATTCACTTGAAAAAGAAATCGAAAATACTTCTGATTTCTTAGGTAAACGATCTGATGAGATCGGTAAAATTCTTGGAACGTTACAAGCGATCTCTAGTCAGACGAATTTACTTGCTCTCAATGCAGCAATCGAAGCCGCACGTGTTGGTGAACAAGGTCGTGGATTTGCTGTCGTCGCAAGCGAAGTTCGAAAACTCGCTGAAGAAAGTGACGCGTCTGCTAAACAAATCAAGCAACTCTTAGATAATATCCAGCAAGAGACGCATACAGCAATGAGCGCGATGCATCACGTCATGAGTGACTTAAAAGTCTCTCTTGAATCTGTCAAAACGACAGGAGATGACTTCGAGCGAATCGCAGGATCCGTACACCATGTATCCAGTCGAACAGAAGCATTGACGGGTGACATCGAGGCACTGACGCTCGCAACGGAAGAAGTCTCAGACGCAATGGGAACGATTCTTGCTTTAACGGAAGAGAACGCAGCTGGTCTTGAAACGAGTACGGCTAGTATTCAAGAAACAAACGCGACCCTTGAATCTGTTACAACGGCAGCAGTTCATTTAGCTCATATCGCCGGTAATCTTCACTCACTTACGTTGGATTTCCAGTTAGATGAAGCGGTTTCTACAGAAGACTCTATTGAAGAACAAGAAGAGATCACATCCACAGATGCTGAAATGTTCCCTACAGAGGAGTCTGCTTATGACGAAGTCGCAAGCACCGAATTGACGGAGCACGTACTAGAAAACGATGATCTACCTGAAGCAGAAGAAACTCAAGCGGAAGAAAACACAACCGAGACGTCACATTCTTCTACAAATCATTAAGCATATCGATCCGAAGTCTTGAAGAAAGACTTCGGATTTTTTCATTCCCACTCGACTATCTACTGCAGAGCACATACACTAGATACAATCGATGCATCAATTAGAAAGGAGTCGCTTCATGAATCTCTTGAAAACTTCAGATTTGATACAAATTGCTGAACATTTATTTGGAATGACTGGTTTTTTTATTTCATATAAAAATCAAGAGCATGTGTCAATCGATTTACGTCCTGCTGCGCCAAGGCATCCTGGTAATCTACTCATTGAAGACGAGTGGCCATCCTTGAACAACCGTCCTTTGCTGCATACGTTAAAAGATGGAACGGCCTATCTTTTCGTAAATGTTCCTGCTCAAGGAATGTATCGAATTGGTCCCGTCCTCTTACAGTCTGCTCTTTTTCGTGCTCATATCCAAGATGAGACGTATCACCAATTTTATAAAGTCCTTCCCCGAACGACTGAAAATCGTTTAATTGACTGTGCTCATCTGTTGTATCGACTTCTCCACGGCGAAGGATTACCTTCTCGCGATATTGAGCATGTTTCAGATATACAGGAGGAGGAAATTCCTCTAGTGTCTGATGCCCCTTCACATACAGGTGTGACAGCTTATCGAAAAGCTTGGCAACGTGAACAACAAATCATCGATTGGATTTCGTCAGGACAAAGTGAACGACTCGCTACGACGTATTCTCTTCCTGCTTATGGTGAATTCGGTACGCTAGCACGCCATCAACCACTCCGTGCAGAAAAGAATCTGCTTCTTGGAACAGTTCTTTTAAGCGCACGTGCTGCGATTCAAGGAGGACTTGAACCAGACGAGGCTTTCTCGCTTAGCGATCGAATGATTGAAACAATCGAAGCCGCGACAAGTATCGCGGAACTGAGAAATCGACATGTTCGGATCACGGTCACCTTTGCAGAAGCCGTTAAAGAAATTCAGGCCTTACGTCACTCGCCGCATGTCTTAGCTGCCATTCGATACATTCAGCAACATCTATATGATCCTTTATCGGTCTCGTCCATCAGTCAAGCGATTCACGTATCCTCCAACTATTTATCCGTTTTATTCAAAGATGAAACGGGTTTACCGCTGGCTCGTTACGTCATTCGTGAACGGATTCGAGAAGCAAAAAGGTTGCTCCGTTCATCTGACGACTCTCTATTAACAATTTCAAATCG contains:
- a CDS encoding CBS domain-containing protein translates to MNIAFFLLPKDEVKYLDPESTVRQALEKMKHHRFTSVPLVDNKGKYAGTLTEGDVLWALEANLEHADYDHVLQTRLTDIKQRVRYKPVSITAQMEEMIEVITDQNFVPVIDDGKHFIGIIRRRDIIDYFAKKVARENVSY
- a CDS encoding M3 family oligoendopeptidase, with translation MLPFSEITYVRPDLALLETSMNQAIARLTEATQVDEANAAITEINTLRNQFETASQLVEIRHTIDTRDTFYETEQGFFDEASAIYQGYVSSYYQALTTHPLRSELEQTHGKQLFLIAEASLKTFSEEIIPKLQEENRLSSEYTKLMSSAQIEFDGKTLNLSQFGPYLQSPDRNVRKAASEARYGYLNEHGETIDTIYDKLVRIRTEIAKTLGFPSFVELGYARMLRVDYNQSMVEQYREQIRETIVPLATELKERQQRRIGVDHLYYYDEGFAFKSGNATPKGEESFIIEGGKKMYAEMSPETNEFFNYMLDREALDLTAKPGKAGGGYCTYIADEKLPFIFSNFNGTAGDIDVLTHEVGHAFQVYESRHLTAPESAFPTYEACEIHSMSMEFFAYPWMEEFFGEETAKYKFNHLAGSVTFLPYGVAIDEFQHVIYNQPELTPAERRQAWRTIEKKYLPHRDYEANDYLDSGAWWHQQGHVFGSPFYYIDYTLAQVCAFQFYAWMEQDREAAWKSYLELCRAGGSESFLALVERAGLKSPFAPGTVEAAVAPVKAYLEQADDLVLDRV
- a CDS encoding putative bifunctional diguanylate cyclase/phosphodiesterase; translation: MLRRLSPVFIEEAFRRRSYYKTFSWMIAVIGLLAIIVALHQLNKTLEEGKRFEEAAKAIDIVIPANHATQDLTSYYLAFLEKKVEEPQVTKQAETSLFHLYEQLKEEPVTGPARKELLEEITKLERQGYDSNHRFFTVSTNFKSEVIFNQLVLSKETGSYYDVFSHLIMMEEQLGKSAQILREARRDNEISSIDRLRIQQMRIDLPIRQQSLMNALYGVVSLKDDAGRQEIANMRSQMRNYTETLDELLSTSNDKNYAKLAEQSKQYETSMYKIYNQKLKQVQQEMEQRGSQIIQNAWLLFATIILVITALLILNWLLLRAFRKDISLLQNEANTFAEDRRQSGYHVHERNDFKPVVQAFRTMTAIIAGLLDHSDAKTKEIKQKKAEIESLFSQNTDPILALSSDYTILSGNDRFRQLTHATSDWTIEELVHPADLNRMRRALQQAIEGNSQTIRCKMLFDEDILNMFVNIIHVPNKEDETGVALYLSCHDETDQFRREERITQLALFDMLTGLLNRNGFEQKMTDALKAPQPGELVTISIRQFRRINDIYGHGAGDQILKDLANRLKHHFIGTGQAARIGGDEFAVLVAQQDIVDYQQLKQVIEHVYEINGEFVNVSISMSMVRYPDDAIAVTSLLSSVDIAMQHAKQQTEGGPVWFEPWMSAEYLESVVLEGELRDAIEKNELQLFYQPQINLATGKVDGCEALLRWFHPERGMISPAIFIPIAERSMLIEEIGMWVVAETVRQVEEWKETELEVLRVSANLSVKELVSGRIVDYLTGIREIHPGIEERMELEITESFGVFSDTRVFDALQTLHQMGYRLAIDDFGTGYSSLSYLSRLPIQRLKIDRSFISGPDACSNAPLIETIIKLAHTLKYDVVAEGIEEIEQADHLRMLDCEYAQGFYYSRPIPADEFRIWYGKYHEALQS
- a CDS encoding helix-turn-helix domain-containing protein is translated as MNLLKTSDLIQIAEHLFGMTGFFISYKNQEHVSIDLRPAAPRHPGNLLIEDEWPSLNNRPLLHTLKDGTAYLFVNVPAQGMYRIGPVLLQSALFRAHIQDETYHQFYKVLPRTTENRLIDCAHLLYRLLHGEGLPSRDIEHVSDIQEEEIPLVSDAPSHTGVTAYRKAWQREQQIIDWISSGQSERLATTYSLPAYGEFGTLARHQPLRAEKNLLLGTVLLSARAAIQGGLEPDEAFSLSDRMIETIEAATSIAELRNRHVRITVTFAEAVKEIQALRHSPHVLAAIRYIQQHLYDPLSVSSISQAIHVSSNYLSVLFKDETGLPLARYVIRERIREAKRLLRSSDDSLLTISNRLHFSSQSHFSQAFKQITGETPTHYRQKTDF
- a CDS encoding methyl-accepting chemotaxis protein yields the protein MRLPITRRLFIGLILLPALTLGVSTWFSYNQTSRTVDQLVDSTSQTALKQLEQSFSRIIDDTKKDTTLLAGLPSNREDGTLPNYIDTTKQPSASDAPSQKATDIYTTLEKYGSSKIENSFIQYADTKGGYLNWPKQEVTPGYDPRKETWYKQALENSSTAVMSEPHYDSATKLSIIGFSKATLDSQANIKGVLSVYKSVNRLAEDMKRIEIGQKGFVFSYTQNGKIVTHPNRNYFFKKINQLRENGKSYFSSPTTMLEQESGTKIMDVEGKKSVVIWQTSSKTGFKLAVVLDYASLYAPKEEMLSQSLVNFVIAIALATLIAWLIGRSINRPLSMLRREALAIASGDLRTQDRPKRFIKDELTDLSTNFDAMRARLRQTILAMTTSATTVRDASEELSTNATHVQNASRHIGQTMEEIAAAGETQTKQAERSSHAVYGVKERSTAMQQVASTTLSEVASVASAATRGSNVTKQTISDLLNHSDSLEKEIENTSDFLGKRSDEIGKILGTLQAISSQTNLLALNAAIEAARVGEQGRGFAVVASEVRKLAEESDASAKQIKQLLDNIQQETHTAMSAMHHVMSDLKVSLESVKTTGDDFERIAGSVHHVSSRTEALTGDIEALTLATEEVSDAMGTILALTEENAAGLETSTASIQETNATLESVTTAAVHLAHIAGNLHSLTLDFQLDEAVSTEDSIEEQEEITSTDAEMFPTEESAYDEVASTELTEHVLENDDLPEAEETQAEENTTETSHSSTNH